The Thermoanaerobaculia bacterium genome contains a region encoding:
- a CDS encoding 2-oxoglutarate dehydrogenase E1 component, which yields MTTGTSQGTQGSRILESFRRWGYLAADLDPLGRLPPAGPAELAVGGEEAEAARRIYCGTLAVEFMHIPEAERRAWIAERMEAPAPSVDRQRLLEQLVRSEVFEETIQTRYIGSKRFSIEGVAALIPLLITAIEECAEDGADQAMIAMSHRGRLNVMTQVVGRTPVEIFAGFEDVDPRSVLGSGDVKYHLGATGTLTTPSGKRVRLHLNSNPSHLEVVSSVAMGRMRAKLTRDGDVSGRKIVPLLLHGDSAFAGQGIAAETLNFAALDGFEVGGALQIVVNNLIGFTTEPAAYNSTRYATDVARRLPVPIFHVNAEDPEAVVRAANIAVDYRFAFGSDVVIDLIGYRRYGHSEVDDPTVTQPLLYRRIKERPQLWKSYAQRIGVLPEEAQAAAESYKQTLIAAQKEAMGLTKAPVLRELPGYWAGFHGGPYSPKLEVDTGLPAADIDRLGLGITATPHGFHLHPKVEKLLDERRRMSAGEKPIDYGMAEALAFASLVENGIPVRLSGQDSRRGTFNHRHAALIDVENESIHLPLAAMAHAGAFFEIYDSMLSEAAVMGFEYGFSRDYPEALVLWEAQFGDFANGAQIVIDQFLAAAEDKWQLLSGLVLLLPHGFEGQGPEHSSARIERYLQLAGEDNMQICQPSTSAQYFHLLRRQALRKWRKPLVVFTPKSMLRNADAASPVEAFARPRFENLLRDREVHEARRLLLASGKILHELRAERKRRHITDIAILGLEQIYPFPEAELAIELERYASAREVLWVQEEPANMGAFSFVDPLLDHTARGKRVRSVKRSASASPATGSAKAHALEQKTLIQLAFA from the coding sequence ATGACGACGGGGACTTCGCAGGGCACGCAGGGGTCGCGGATACTGGAATCGTTCCGGCGCTGGGGGTATCTCGCGGCGGATCTCGATCCGCTCGGCCGGCTGCCGCCGGCCGGGCCGGCGGAGCTCGCGGTGGGTGGTGAGGAGGCCGAGGCGGCGCGCCGGATCTACTGCGGCACGCTCGCGGTCGAGTTCATGCACATTCCCGAGGCTGAGCGCCGCGCCTGGATCGCCGAGCGCATGGAGGCACCGGCCCCGTCTGTCGACCGGCAGCGGCTGCTCGAGCAGCTGGTCCGCTCCGAAGTCTTCGAGGAGACGATCCAGACACGCTACATCGGCTCGAAGCGCTTCTCGATCGAAGGCGTCGCGGCGCTCATCCCGCTGCTCATCACGGCGATCGAGGAGTGTGCCGAAGACGGCGCCGACCAGGCGATGATCGCCATGAGCCACCGCGGGCGGTTGAATGTCATGACCCAGGTCGTCGGCCGGACGCCGGTCGAGATCTTCGCCGGCTTCGAGGACGTCGACCCGCGGAGCGTCCTCGGCTCCGGCGATGTCAAATACCACCTCGGCGCGACCGGCACGCTGACGACGCCCAGCGGCAAGCGGGTCCGCCTTCATCTCAACTCCAATCCGAGCCACCTCGAAGTCGTGAGCTCGGTCGCCATGGGGCGGATGCGCGCCAAGCTCACCCGCGACGGCGACGTCTCCGGCCGCAAGATCGTGCCGCTGCTGCTGCACGGCGACTCGGCCTTCGCCGGCCAGGGGATCGCCGCCGAGACGCTCAACTTCGCCGCGCTCGACGGCTTCGAGGTCGGTGGCGCGCTGCAGATCGTGGTCAACAACCTGATCGGCTTCACCACCGAGCCCGCGGCCTACAACTCGACCCGCTACGCGACCGACGTCGCGCGCCGCCTGCCGGTGCCGATCTTCCACGTCAACGCCGAGGATCCGGAGGCGGTCGTTCGCGCCGCCAACATCGCGGTCGACTACCGGTTCGCCTTCGGCAGCGACGTGGTGATCGACCTCATCGGCTACCGCCGCTACGGCCACAGCGAAGTCGATGACCCGACCGTCACTCAGCCGCTGCTCTACCGCCGGATCAAGGAGCGGCCGCAACTCTGGAAGAGCTACGCCCAGCGCATCGGCGTCTTGCCGGAGGAGGCCCAGGCGGCGGCCGAGAGCTACAAGCAGACCCTGATCGCGGCGCAGAAAGAGGCCATGGGGCTCACCAAGGCGCCGGTGCTGCGCGAGCTCCCGGGCTACTGGGCGGGTTTCCACGGCGGACCGTACTCGCCCAAGCTCGAGGTCGACACCGGTCTGCCGGCCGCCGATATCGACCGCCTCGGTCTCGGCATCACGGCGACGCCGCACGGCTTCCATCTTCATCCCAAGGTCGAGAAGCTCCTCGACGAGCGCCGGCGGATGTCGGCCGGCGAGAAGCCGATCGACTACGGGATGGCCGAAGCGCTCGCCTTCGCGTCGCTCGTCGAGAACGGCATTCCCGTGCGTCTCTCGGGGCAGGACAGCCGGCGCGGCACGTTCAACCATCGGCATGCGGCGCTGATCGACGTCGAGAACGAGTCGATCCACCTGCCGCTCGCCGCCATGGCGCACGCCGGGGCGTTCTTCGAGATCTACGACTCGATGCTCTCCGAGGCTGCCGTGATGGGCTTCGAGTACGGTTTCTCGCGCGACTACCCGGAGGCGCTGGTGCTCTGGGAGGCCCAGTTCGGCGACTTCGCCAACGGCGCCCAGATCGTCATCGACCAGTTCCTCGCCGCCGCCGAGGACAAGTGGCAGCTGCTCTCCGGCCTGGTGCTGCTGCTGCCGCACGGCTTCGAGGGCCAGGGCCCCGAGCACTCCTCGGCGCGCATCGAGCGCTACCTGCAGCTCGCCGGCGAGGACAACATGCAGATCTGCCAGCCCTCGACCTCGGCGCAGTACTTCCACCTCCTGCGCCGGCAGGCGCTGCGCAAGTGGCGCAAGCCCCTCGTCGTCTTCACTCCGAAGTCGATGCTGCGCAACGCCGACGCGGCGTCGCCCGTCGAGGCGTTCGCGCGGCCACGCTTCGAAAACCTGCTGCGCGATCGCGAGGTCCACGAGGCCCGGCGCCTGCTCCTCGCCTCCGGCAAGATCCTCCACGAGCTGCGTGCCGAGCGCAAACGGCGACACATCACCGACATCGCCATCCTCGGCCTCGAGCAGATCTACCCGTTCCCCGAAGCCGAGCTCGCGATCGAGCTCGAGCGCTACGCCTCGGCGCGCGAAGTCCTTTGGGTGCAGGAGGAGCCGGCCAACATGGGCGCCTTCAGCTTCGTCGATCCGCTCCTCGATCACACCGCCCGGGGAAAGCGCGTCCGCTCCGTGAAGCGCTCGGCCTCCGCCTCCCCCGCGACCGGCTCGGCCAAGGCCCATGCCCTCGAGCAGAAGACCCTGATCCAGCTAGCCTTCGCGTAG
- a CDS encoding glutaredoxin family protein, with the protein MSRRKAGRTLLLLAGVTLAFPAAAPADLIVLQDGQTIETRGPVKLESRRAVYTDLSGRLVALRIEEVDVARTTAPATPPKGLATAPAPDPTVAPPKAPVLRLTDADVGHIEDRAGADALGAAPAPPAPVVTLYSTTWCGWCRKSRQLLQSLGIAFVERDVESDPRAAAEKSRLAPGSGVPVLVRGGEVVRGFSEATIRSWAPAAKPGTS; encoded by the coding sequence GTGAGCCGGCGGAAGGCCGGCCGCACGCTCCTGCTGCTCGCCGGAGTCACTCTGGCGTTCCCTGCGGCGGCACCCGCCGACTTGATCGTGCTCCAGGACGGGCAGACGATCGAGACCCGCGGCCCCGTGAAGCTCGAGAGCCGGCGGGCGGTCTACACCGACCTCTCCGGCCGCCTCGTCGCGCTGCGTATCGAGGAGGTCGATGTCGCGCGCACGACCGCCCCGGCCACCCCGCCGAAGGGGCTCGCCACGGCCCCGGCGCCGGACCCCACCGTCGCCCCACCCAAGGCGCCCGTGCTGCGGCTGACCGACGCCGACGTCGGACACATCGAGGATCGGGCCGGCGCCGACGCGCTCGGCGCCGCGCCGGCGCCACCGGCGCCAGTCGTGACGCTCTACTCGACCACCTGGTGCGGCTGGTGCCGCAAGAGCCGGCAGCTCCTGCAGTCGCTCGGCATCGCCTTCGTCGAGCGGGACGTCGAAAGCGACCCGCGCGCCGCCGCCGAGAAGTCCCGCCTCGCCCCCGGCTCCGGCGTCCCGGTCCTCGTCCGCGGCGGCGAAGTCGTACGCGGCTTCAGCGAAGCGACCATCCGCTCCTGGGCGCCGGCCGCGAAGCCCGGGACGAGCTGA
- a CDS encoding cupin domain-containing protein gives MNDKVNLAGALATFTGHWQPRVVAQYNGNDLMVAKVQGEFVWHRHDETDDCFLVLAGNLTIQLRDRDVHLGPGELFVVPRGVEHRPVAAEEVHLLLIEPTGTPNTGDPSTAAPRRVIP, from the coding sequence ATGAACGACAAAGTCAACCTCGCAGGGGCCCTCGCCACCTTCACCGGGCACTGGCAGCCGCGCGTCGTCGCGCAGTACAACGGCAACGACCTCATGGTGGCGAAGGTCCAGGGGGAGTTCGTCTGGCACAGGCACGACGAGACCGACGACTGCTTTCTGGTGCTGGCCGGGAATCTGACGATTCAGCTCCGCGATCGGGACGTCCATCTCGGCCCGGGCGAGCTCTTCGTGGTCCCCCGGGGGGTCGAGCACCGCCCGGTCGCGGCGGAAGAGGTTCATCTTCTGCTCATCGAGCCGACCGGCACGCCGAATACCGGCGATCCGTCGACCGCCGCGCCGCGGCGGGTGATCCCGTGA
- a CDS encoding serine/threonine-protein kinase produces MIGTELAHYRITAKLGEGGMGEVWRATDSKLGREVAIKVLPESFSSDPERLARFEREAKVLASLNHPHIAAIYGLEEVGGGKALVLELVEGPTLGERLAQGQLPFEEALTIARQIAEALEEAHEKGIVHRDLKPANVKLTAGGKVKVLDFGLAKALDPMTSSGSSASQLAHSPTLSLGATMQGVILGTAAYMSPEQARGANADRRADVWAFGVVLFEMLSGRTLFAGPTVSDTLASVLKEEPDLAQLPPSTPARIRRLLERCLRKDAQQRLHSIADARIMIEEVQRGEVDEPGTGSGTAVAQRPRWQVAAALALAALAGGALFALVARIGAPAPAAPRVVRFDLPQPADLMVVGAPKVSPDGRHIAFDGRDKAGKVQIWLRSLDESVARPLAGTENVKTAGRPFWSPDSRYLAYFSADKLIKIPIEGGPAQKICDADGADGSWSEQGLILFDGTATAPLMSVPASGGVPKPVIAARDGEAGMTFGWPQFLPGGERFLYVAGDSSEELEGIWMAKADGTDRRRVVPGLSRAEYAPPGWLLFVRDSTLVAQRFDAGTGKVSGEPIPVADGLTVSTVGLAEFSASLDGVLAFRTSGAVGEQLAYLDRRGGRDTVAVESGLVGHPAFSPDGRWLAFDKRSEGGQPDIWLRDLRRGVSSRFTTAPVGDFAPLFSPDGERLYFGREAEGGKSTLMVRPLAVGSETELHTAEGVMAALAVTPDEKQLVFAKMVGGAYDLFALDLSAGNRVTPITETPGFAEFRADLSPDGRWLALQSDESGVAEIYVQPFPGPGRRWQLSTGGGFFPVWSRGGNEIFFRDGQGQLSHVAVTAGAEFDAGVPEVLFPLAIGTGNSVRKFVVTPDGQRFLAQVPTSEAGKPTSVIVGWDANLPH; encoded by the coding sequence ATGATCGGGACGGAGCTCGCGCACTATCGGATCACCGCCAAGCTGGGCGAGGGGGGCATGGGCGAGGTCTGGCGCGCCACGGATTCCAAGCTCGGGCGCGAGGTCGCGATCAAGGTCCTGCCGGAGTCCTTCTCCAGCGATCCCGAGCGCCTGGCGCGTTTCGAGCGCGAGGCGAAGGTCCTGGCCAGTCTCAACCATCCGCACATCGCGGCGATCTACGGCCTCGAGGAGGTCGGGGGCGGAAAGGCGCTGGTCCTCGAACTGGTCGAGGGGCCGACGCTCGGCGAACGTCTGGCGCAGGGGCAGCTCCCGTTCGAAGAGGCGCTCACGATCGCCCGCCAGATCGCCGAGGCGCTCGAAGAGGCGCACGAGAAGGGGATCGTCCATCGCGACTTGAAACCCGCGAACGTCAAGCTCACCGCCGGCGGCAAGGTGAAGGTGCTCGACTTCGGCCTCGCGAAGGCGCTCGATCCGATGACCAGCTCGGGCTCCTCGGCGTCGCAGCTCGCCCATTCGCCGACCCTGTCGCTCGGCGCGACGATGCAGGGGGTGATCCTCGGCACCGCCGCCTACATGAGCCCGGAGCAGGCGCGCGGCGCCAACGCCGACCGCCGCGCCGATGTCTGGGCGTTCGGCGTCGTGCTGTTCGAGATGCTCTCCGGCCGCACACTCTTCGCCGGCCCGACGGTGTCCGACACCCTGGCTTCGGTGCTCAAGGAGGAGCCCGATCTGGCGCAGCTTCCGCCATCGACGCCGGCACGGATCCGGCGGCTCCTCGAACGCTGCCTGCGCAAGGACGCCCAGCAGCGGCTGCACTCGATCGCCGACGCCCGGATCATGATCGAGGAGGTGCAGCGCGGCGAGGTCGACGAGCCTGGAACGGGCTCGGGGACGGCGGTCGCGCAGCGGCCCCGTTGGCAGGTGGCGGCGGCGTTGGCGCTCGCGGCGCTCGCCGGCGGCGCCCTCTTCGCGCTCGTCGCCCGCATCGGCGCACCCGCGCCGGCAGCGCCGCGCGTCGTGCGCTTCGACCTGCCGCAACCCGCCGATCTGATGGTCGTCGGCGCGCCGAAAGTCTCGCCCGACGGCCGCCATATTGCTTTCGACGGCCGCGACAAGGCCGGCAAGGTCCAGATCTGGCTGCGCTCTCTCGACGAGAGCGTCGCCCGTCCGCTCGCCGGGACGGAGAACGTCAAGACGGCCGGCCGGCCTTTCTGGTCGCCGGACAGCCGCTACCTCGCCTATTTCTCCGCCGACAAGCTGATCAAGATTCCGATCGAAGGCGGGCCGGCGCAGAAGATCTGCGACGCCGACGGCGCCGACGGCAGCTGGAGCGAGCAGGGACTCATCCTCTTCGACGGCACGGCAACCGCGCCGCTCATGAGCGTGCCGGCGTCGGGCGGCGTGCCGAAGCCGGTCATCGCCGCCCGCGATGGCGAGGCCGGGATGACCTTCGGCTGGCCGCAGTTTCTGCCTGGGGGAGAGCGCTTCCTCTACGTCGCCGGTGATTCCAGCGAGGAGCTCGAGGGCATCTGGATGGCGAAGGCCGACGGCACCGACCGGCGGCGCGTGGTCCCGGGGCTCTCGCGCGCCGAATACGCGCCGCCCGGTTGGCTCCTCTTCGTGCGCGATTCCACGCTGGTGGCACAACGCTTCGACGCCGGCACTGGCAAAGTCTCCGGCGAGCCGATCCCGGTGGCGGACGGACTGACGGTGAGCACCGTCGGACTCGCCGAGTTCTCGGCCTCGCTCGATGGCGTCCTCGCCTTCCGCACCTCGGGCGCCGTCGGCGAGCAGCTGGCCTACCTCGACCGCCGGGGAGGTCGCGACACCGTTGCCGTGGAGAGTGGACTCGTCGGTCACCCCGCCTTCTCGCCCGACGGGCGCTGGCTCGCCTTCGACAAGCGCAGCGAGGGCGGCCAGCCCGACATCTGGCTGCGCGACCTGCGGCGCGGCGTGAGCTCGCGCTTCACGACGGCTCCCGTGGGCGACTTCGCCCCGCTCTTCTCGCCCGACGGCGAACGTCTCTACTTCGGACGCGAGGCGGAGGGTGGCAAGTCGACGCTCATGGTCCGGCCGCTCGCGGTCGGAAGCGAGACCGAGCTCCACACCGCCGAAGGCGTCATGGCCGCGCTCGCGGTAACTCCCGACGAGAAGCAGCTCGTCTTCGCAAAAATGGTGGGCGGCGCCTACGACCTCTTCGCGCTCGACCTCTCGGCCGGCAACCGCGTCACGCCGATCACCGAGACACCGGGCTTCGCCGAGTTCCGCGCCGACCTCTCGCCCGACGGCCGCTGGCTCGCCCTGCAGTCGGACGAGTCCGGCGTCGCCGAGATCTACGTCCAGCCGTTTCCGGGCCCCGGCCGCCGCTGGCAGCTCTCGACCGGCGGCGGTTTCTTCCCGGTCTGGAGCCGGGGCGGCAACGAGATCTTCTTTCGCGACGGCCAGGGCCAGCTGTCGCACGTTGCCGTCACCGCGGGCGCTGAGTTCGACGCCGGCGTCCCCGAGGTTCTCTTTCCCCTGGCGATCGGGACCGGCAACTCGGTGCGAAAGTTCGTCGTGACTCCCGACGGCCAGCGCTTCCTGGCGCAGGTCCCCACCTCCGAGGCGGGCAAGCCGACCAGCGTCATCGTCGGCTGGGACGCCAACCTCCCACACTGA
- a CDS encoding energy transducer TonB — MPSGRAFALRALACCVCLFNWGALAAPLAADGPFALHTPPLLVPDEAAGLGLAPEVAAKLSIDPRGVVTAVEVLSITPASDYDALFRDRVVETFSSWRFAPATENGRPVASTLDWRVRFPAKAELAEVVFQTLAPLVGADAEQRRAAVLGLPVAHRRKLLEAETRTAIGYLDPKRAREAATPRFVVRSDADEERVAATVAGNLEAIFNVLASEILPGIELQAEPFKVQVFAFRTQAQYQAFIAASALFENSAGFYHPAGLIAFHLEQSTSEYVLNILLHEATHAFVDRHILRPGVALPRWLGEGFAEYVGNSAIQKGRLKPGKTFARKFAFEGGRVVAFQTGAGERLEDAREALRRGEGLGVKQMLEASPEIFYGEDRALFYASSWLLVHYLRDGGTGWSADRFPQLLLYLAEGYPPGAAFRTLYGDPEAADAAFRQYVKSF; from the coding sequence ATGCCTTCCGGCCGAGCCTTCGCTCTGCGTGCCCTCGCCTGCTGCGTCTGCCTTTTCAATTGGGGCGCGCTTGCGGCGCCGCTCGCCGCGGACGGCCCATTCGCCCTGCACACCCCGCCGCTTCTGGTCCCCGACGAGGCCGCCGGCTTGGGCCTCGCGCCCGAAGTGGCGGCGAAACTCTCGATCGATCCGCGCGGGGTCGTGACCGCCGTCGAGGTCCTCTCCATCACGCCGGCGAGTGACTACGACGCACTGTTTCGCGATCGCGTGGTCGAGACGTTCTCCTCCTGGCGCTTCGCGCCGGCGACCGAAAATGGCCGTCCGGTCGCGAGCACCCTCGACTGGCGGGTGCGCTTCCCGGCCAAGGCCGAGCTTGCGGAGGTGGTCTTCCAGACCCTCGCGCCGCTGGTCGGCGCCGACGCCGAGCAGCGCCGGGCGGCCGTCCTCGGTTTGCCCGTGGCCCACCGTCGCAAGCTTCTCGAAGCGGAGACGCGAACGGCGATCGGCTACCTCGACCCCAAGCGCGCCCGTGAGGCGGCGACGCCGCGCTTCGTCGTGCGCAGCGACGCCGACGAGGAGCGCGTCGCTGCGACGGTGGCCGGGAACCTCGAGGCGATCTTCAACGTCCTGGCCAGCGAGATTCTTCCGGGAATTGAGCTGCAGGCCGAGCCGTTCAAGGTCCAGGTCTTCGCCTTTCGCACCCAGGCGCAGTACCAGGCATTCATCGCCGCGAGCGCGCTGTTCGAGAACTCGGCAGGTTTCTACCACCCGGCCGGACTCATCGCCTTTCATCTCGAACAGTCGACCTCCGAATACGTGCTGAACATCCTTCTGCACGAAGCGACGCATGCCTTCGTCGATCGTCACATCCTTCGCCCGGGAGTCGCGCTGCCACGCTGGTTGGGCGAGGGCTTCGCCGAGTACGTCGGCAATTCGGCCATTCAGAAGGGACGCCTGAAGCCAGGCAAGACCTTCGCGCGGAAGTTCGCCTTCGAGGGCGGGCGGGTCGTGGCCTTTCAGACCGGCGCCGGCGAGCGGCTCGAAGATGCGCGAGAAGCCCTGCGCCGTGGTGAAGGTCTCGGAGTGAAGCAGATGCTCGAGGCTTCGCCAGAGATCTTCTACGGTGAGGATCGCGCCCTCTTCTACGCCTCCTCCTGGCTGCTGGTGCACTACCTCCGCGACGGCGGCACCGGTTGGTCCGCCGACCGCTTTCCGCAGCTGTTGCTCTATCTCGCCGAGGGCTATCCTCCGGGCGCCGCCTTCCGCACGCTCTACGGCGATCCGGAGGCGGCCGACGCGGCGTTCCGCCAGTACGTCAAGTCCTTCTGA
- a CDS encoding tetratricopeptide repeat protein codes for MHPTVLRRLRTSVLLTAFPGALLGQTTGNPAATGGLPPIACVAAVRDARIADARGDSAGRAAARQVLEGAIDLPGCELPALSGLLHLLRAHPQSTARAQELRDRLAQRLADPATELPQGLLTQLARIGAEEKEPDGDERLLAALRSRVAGTLAAGGPPAGSPGGPSLPPAELAEILEVSADLEQRLGRDEAARATLDRLLEVAPTYGLRWRALLYDLAHKRWQSAADLLAPMIADPEATDAARMYYVSALAHLGRYDEMLVQLEALAPPPPTPETLAARERPNADGVGKPLVLPSSSSLPPTGFASLLASSAWALRDAGRDDEAAKLFRRVLVYAPEDKEAQQVLLHLYGTAEERAAAAAANAARRQEESDPLALFEEGSDLLGAGDAAGARELLARAAPGLGDTHYAESAWYNLGTAAFKLERWEESARAFAEAIAVNGERTESHWKRGIALFHLGQWRDAVAELQRTLALSPDKHDAHYYLASCYQQLGDAAAAARESALFNKPR; via the coding sequence GTGCACCCTACTGTCCTGCGCCGTCTCCGCACGAGCGTTCTCCTCACGGCCTTTCCTGGCGCCCTGCTTGGCCAGACGACCGGCAATCCGGCAGCGACCGGCGGCTTGCCGCCGATCGCCTGCGTCGCGGCGGTGCGCGACGCCCGAATCGCCGACGCCCGTGGCGACTCGGCTGGCAGAGCTGCGGCCCGCCAGGTGCTCGAAGGCGCCATCGATCTTCCCGGATGTGAGCTGCCGGCACTCTCGGGCCTGCTGCATCTCCTGCGCGCGCACCCACAGAGCACGGCGCGGGCGCAAGAGCTGCGGGACCGCCTCGCCCAACGCCTCGCCGATCCGGCGACCGAGCTCCCCCAGGGTCTCCTGACCCAACTGGCCCGCATCGGCGCCGAGGAGAAGGAGCCCGATGGCGACGAAAGGCTCCTCGCTGCGCTCCGGAGCCGGGTCGCCGGCACCCTGGCCGCCGGCGGACCGCCCGCTGGATCGCCCGGCGGACCGTCGCTGCCCCCGGCCGAGCTCGCCGAGATCCTCGAGGTTTCCGCCGACCTCGAGCAACGGCTCGGTCGGGACGAAGCGGCACGGGCGACGCTCGACCGACTCCTCGAGGTCGCACCGACCTACGGCCTGCGCTGGCGTGCGCTCCTCTACGACCTCGCACACAAACGCTGGCAGAGCGCCGCCGACCTCCTGGCGCCGATGATCGCCGACCCCGAGGCGACCGACGCGGCGCGCATGTACTACGTCAGCGCGCTCGCTCACCTCGGCCGCTACGACGAGATGCTCGTCCAGCTGGAGGCCCTCGCGCCCCCGCCGCCGACACCCGAAACGCTGGCGGCCCGCGAGCGGCCGAACGCGGATGGGGTCGGCAAGCCGCTCGTCCTGCCCTCCAGTTCCAGCCTTCCGCCCACTGGATTCGCCAGCCTCCTCGCGAGCTCCGCCTGGGCGCTGCGCGACGCCGGACGCGACGACGAAGCGGCGAAGCTCTTCCGCCGCGTGCTCGTCTACGCCCCTGAAGACAAGGAGGCGCAGCAGGTGCTGCTGCACCTCTACGGCACCGCCGAGGAGCGCGCCGCCGCAGCGGCAGCGAACGCCGCCCGGCGGCAGGAGGAGAGCGACCCACTGGCCCTCTTCGAAGAGGGCAGCGACCTCCTGGGCGCCGGTGACGCCGCCGGAGCGCGGGAGCTCCTCGCCCGCGCGGCTCCGGGTTTAGGCGACACCCACTACGCCGAATCGGCCTGGTACAACCTCGGCACCGCAGCCTTCAAGCTCGAACGCTGGGAGGAGTCCGCCCGCGCCTTCGCCGAGGCGATCGCGGTCAACGGCGAGCGCACCGAGAGCCACTGGAAGCGCGGGATTGCGCTCTTTCACCTCGGCCAATGGCGCGACGCAGTGGCGGAGCTCCAGCGCACCCTCGCGCTCTCGCCCGACAAGCACGACGCCCACTACTACCTGGCGAGTTGCTATCAACAACTCGGCGACGCGGCCGCCGCGGCGCGCGAGAGCGCGCTGTTCAACAAGCCGCGCTGA
- a CDS encoding nuclear transport factor 2 family protein → MSEADRSAGAGATIPTPLASWHELVRTRNPRGLDALLADEVVFHLPVVHTPQHGKALALQYLRAAVAIFGNESFRYVRELEGDRDAVLEFEVEIDGVYVNGVDMIRWDEAGRIVDFKVFIRPLKAVLGIQQRMAAMLQTKS, encoded by the coding sequence ATGAGTGAAGCGGACCGTTCTGCAGGTGCGGGCGCGACGATTCCGACCCCCCTCGCCTCCTGGCACGAGCTCGTGCGCACCCGCAACCCACGCGGGCTGGACGCCCTGCTCGCCGACGAGGTGGTTTTCCATTTGCCGGTCGTGCACACCCCGCAACACGGCAAGGCGCTCGCCCTGCAGTACCTCCGGGCCGCCGTGGCGATTTTCGGCAACGAGTCCTTCCGCTACGTGCGCGAGCTCGAAGGCGACCGCGACGCCGTGCTCGAGTTCGAGGTCGAGATCGACGGCGTGTACGTCAACGGCGTCGACATGATCCGCTGGGACGAAGCCGGCCGGATCGTCGACTTCAAGGTGTTCATCCGGCCGCTCAAGGCTGTGCTGGGGATCCAGCAGCGGATGGCCGCGATGCTCCAGACGAAGTCCTGA
- a CDS encoding ankyrin repeat domain-containing protein: MATFRKPKLFTPAVGARGMTELHFAAYSGDLERLERALDSGLDPETPDDYRGYTALHWLADMAATGGPRLQMLELLVAHGADLDRVSATGDTAVSLARDAASAGGDALEAALVALGARIPDAPVQGDESHE, from the coding sequence ATGGCGACTTTCCGCAAGCCGAAACTCTTCACCCCCGCAGTCGGGGCGCGCGGCATGACCGAACTGCACTTCGCCGCCTACAGCGGCGACCTCGAGAGGCTGGAGCGTGCGCTCGACTCCGGCCTCGATCCGGAGACGCCGGACGACTACCGCGGCTACACGGCGCTGCACTGGCTCGCCGACATGGCCGCTACCGGCGGACCGCGACTTCAGATGCTCGAGCTGCTCGTCGCCCATGGTGCCGATCTCGATCGCGTTTCGGCGACCGGCGATACCGCCGTCTCCCTGGCGCGCGATGCGGCGAGCGCCGGCGGCGACGCCCTCGAAGCGGCGCTCGTCGCTCTCGGAGCCCGGATACCCGACGCTCCCGTCCAGGGAGATGAAAGCCATGAGTGA
- a CDS encoding isoprenylcysteine carboxylmethyltransferase family protein → MKALELKVPPVLLFALVAAAMYGLAWVLPAWTVAVPGRGVAAAALAATGIAIALAGVAAFRRSRTTVHPQHPEKTSVVVSHGVYRWTRNPMYLGLLFALLGWAIFLANAAALAGPPLFVAWMNRLQIGPEERILSARFGPDFTEYLRSVRRWL, encoded by the coding sequence ATGAAGGCGCTCGAGTTGAAGGTGCCGCCGGTGTTGCTCTTCGCCCTGGTTGCCGCCGCGATGTACGGTCTGGCGTGGGTGCTGCCGGCGTGGACGGTCGCCGTGCCTGGGCGCGGGGTCGCCGCGGCGGCGCTCGCCGCGACGGGGATCGCGATCGCGCTCGCCGGCGTCGCTGCTTTTCGGCGCAGCCGGACGACGGTCCATCCGCAGCATCCCGAAAAGACGTCGGTGGTGGTCTCGCATGGCGTCTACCGCTGGACGAGAAATCCGATGTACCTCGGGCTGCTGTTCGCGCTGCTCGGTTGGGCGATCTTCCTCGCCAACGCCGCCGCGCTCGCCGGTCCGCCGCTCTTCGTCGCGTGGATGAACCGGTTGCAGATCGGGCCGGAGGAGCGGATTCTCTCCGCCAGGTTCGGTCCAGATTTCACGGAGTATCTGCGCTCCGTTCGTCGGTGGCTCTGA
- a CDS encoding DUF1801 domain-containing protein, producing MPTKNPGSVAASVSPDSTAAVDAFMLQLDHPFKPEVELLRCIVLAVDPGIAEGIKWNAPSFRTTEYFATTHLRGKGAVGLILHLGAKARELPAGGLAIADPAGLLRWLGKDRAMLEFRCRAEIEAARTALTAIVREWIRHV from the coding sequence ATGCCCACGAAGAATCCCGGGAGTGTCGCTGCGTCCGTGTCGCCGGATTCCACTGCGGCGGTCGATGCCTTCATGCTCCAGCTCGATCACCCGTTCAAGCCCGAGGTCGAGCTCCTGCGGTGCATCGTCCTCGCGGTCGACCCGGGGATCGCCGAGGGGATCAAGTGGAACGCGCCGAGTTTCCGCACGACGGAGTACTTCGCGACGACCCACCTGCGCGGCAAGGGCGCGGTCGGCCTCATCCTGCATCTCGGCGCAAAGGCGCGGGAGCTGCCGGCGGGAGGACTGGCGATCGCCGACCCCGCTGGCCTGCTCCGGTGGCTGGGCAAAGACCGCGCGATGCTCGAGTTCCGCTGCCGCGCCGAGATCGAAGCCGCGCGCACCGCTCTCACCGCAATCGTCCGCGAGTGGATCCGACATGTCTGA